The following proteins are encoded in a genomic region of Micromonospora olivasterospora:
- a CDS encoding IS4 family transposase → MPDHSALSRTVAAITRTVRVAAGVFAPGHLGELTSIVPFELVDAVLAETGTVQARLRNLPSRVGVYFVLAMCLFPEVGYRRVWAKMIAGLVGLVVVVPSGKGLRDLRRRVGPAPVKALFEVLAGPLAQPHTPGVRFGRYRTVSFDGCTSQRTADTARNRAWLGKRTGNGYPAVELMTLVETGTRGMLGAVFGPTAEGETSYASKLLHLLDAGMLVLWDKGFDSNMFLTAVAGTGAQFLGRLRGNRRLPVLARLDDGSYLSVLNHVPVRVIDATVTVTCADATTYTGVYRLVTSLRDPRRHPAHRLVELYHQRWEHESAYYALRHTILHGRILRSGDPTGIQQELWALLTVYQALRTAMVHATETRPGTDPDRASFTIALHTAREQLTNAADVLPENTDLTGAIGRAVLAELLPPRRARTSTRRVKSPLSRYAKHPPGRPTTNQKITNLAITIHDDTTEPLPPPTPSPPRKPRKPRLTAAATP, encoded by the coding sequence TTGCCGGATCATTCTGCCCTGTCCCGCACTGTGGCCGCCATCACCCGCACTGTCCGGGTCGCGGCGGGAGTGTTCGCCCCGGGCCATCTCGGGGAACTCACCTCGATCGTGCCCTTTGAACTCGTCGATGCGGTGCTGGCCGAGACCGGTACGGTGCAGGCAAGACTACGGAACCTGCCGTCCCGGGTCGGGGTGTACTTCGTGCTGGCGATGTGCCTGTTCCCGGAGGTCGGCTACCGGCGGGTCTGGGCCAAGATGATCGCCGGGCTGGTGGGGCTGGTCGTGGTCGTCCCATCGGGTAAAGGGCTACGTGACCTGCGCCGCCGCGTCGGTCCCGCTCCGGTGAAGGCCCTCTTCGAGGTCCTCGCCGGGCCTCTCGCGCAGCCACACACTCCCGGGGTGCGGTTCGGCCGCTATCGCACGGTGTCCTTCGACGGTTGTACCTCCCAACGCACCGCCGACACCGCCCGCAACCGTGCCTGGCTCGGCAAACGCACCGGAAACGGCTACCCGGCGGTGGAGTTGATGACGCTGGTCGAGACCGGCACCCGCGGCATGCTCGGTGCGGTGTTCGGACCGACCGCCGAGGGCGAGACCAGCTACGCCAGCAAACTGCTGCATCTGCTGGATGCCGGCATGCTCGTGCTGTGGGACAAGGGCTTCGACTCCAACATGTTCCTGACCGCGGTCGCCGGCACCGGCGCCCAATTCCTGGGCCGGCTGCGCGGCAACCGCCGCCTGCCGGTCCTGGCCCGCCTCGACGACGGCTCATACCTGAGCGTCCTCAACCACGTCCCCGTCCGGGTCATCGACGCCACCGTCACCGTCACCTGCGCCGACGCCACCACCTACACCGGCGTCTACCGCCTCGTCACCTCCCTGCGCGACCCCCGCCGGCACCCGGCACACCGCCTGGTCGAGCTCTATCACCAGCGCTGGGAACACGAATCGGCGTACTACGCCCTGCGCCACACCATCCTGCACGGACGAATCCTGCGCTCCGGCGACCCGACCGGCATCCAGCAGGAACTGTGGGCACTGCTGACCGTCTACCAGGCGCTGCGCACCGCGATGGTCCACGCCACCGAAACCCGGCCCGGGACCGACCCCGACCGGGCCAGCTTCACCATCGCCCTGCACACCGCCCGGGAACAACTCACCAACGCCGCCGACGTCCTGCCCGAGAACACCGACCTCACCGGCGCTATCGGCCGCGCCGTCCTCGCTGAACTCCTCCCACCACGCCGAGCACGCACCAGCACCCGCCGCGTCAAATCACCACTGTCCCGCTACGCCAAACACCCACCCGGCAGACCCACCACCAACCAGAAGATCACCAACCTCGCCATCACCATCCACGACGACACCACCGAACCACTCCCACCACCCACACCATCCCCACCCCGCAAACCCCGCAAACCCCGCTTGACAGCAGCCGCAACGCCCTAA
- a CDS encoding IS5 family transposase, whose product MTTKLHLAADRRCRPIARHTTCGQRADCTGFTQVMAATRIPRRVGRPRTRPGHVLADKAYSSKAIRSHLRRRGIKATIPIKADQAANRRKKGSRGGRPPNFDRERYKQRNTAERAFNKLKQFRAVATRYDKRDYMYRATVDIATMKIWLRDLAQDRRDTA is encoded by the coding sequence TTGACCACCAAGCTGCACCTGGCCGCTGACCGGCGTTGCCGTCCGATCGCCCGGCACACCACGTGCGGGCAGCGGGCCGACTGTACCGGCTTCACGCAGGTCATGGCCGCTACCCGGATCCCGCGCCGGGTCGGCCGGCCGCGTACCCGCCCCGGGCATGTCCTGGCTGACAAGGCGTACAGCTCGAAGGCCATCCGTTCTCACCTACGCCGCCGCGGCATCAAGGCCACGATCCCGATCAAGGCCGATCAGGCGGCCAACCGCCGCAAGAAGGGATCCCGCGGCGGCCGGCCACCGAACTTCGACCGGGAGCGCTACAAGCAGCGCAACACCGCTGAGCGGGCGTTCAACAAGCTCAAGCAGTTCCGGGCGGTCGCGACCAGGTACGACAAGCGCGACTACATGTACCGGGCCACCGTCGACATCGCCACGATGAAGATCTGGCTACGTGACCTCGCCCAAGATCGACGAGACACGGCCTAG
- a CDS encoding ISL3 family transposase — translation MRLTRVLHRQAGLERAVVEGVRLDDDTDGEVLVISARPRKGAARRCGRCRARAPWYDRGWGRRRWRHLDFGTLRVVIEAAVPRVDCAEHGPTVIAVPWARHGARFTTAFEDTAAWLAARTSASAVTGLLRIAWRSVVAIVGRVVDAAAAGTDRLAGLKRIGIDEVAYRKGQRYLTLVVDHDTGRLVWAADGRDKATVAAFFDELGAQRAAALTHVSADAAAWIGDVVAERAPQAVRCLDPYHLVAWVTDALDEVRRAVWNTARGGKGGRTEASKTLKDARWALWKNPPNLTDKQKATLATIQATNRPLYRAYLLKEQFREIIAVKGADGRLLLQAWLRWASRSKLAPFVKLAKTIRRHLPAIHNMLDSGLSNARIEANNVHLRVLTRQAYGYHSAKALITMANLRRGGLCPPLPGRS, via the coding sequence GTGCGTTTGACCAGGGTATTGCATCGACAGGCAGGGCTGGAACGGGCCGTCGTCGAGGGCGTGCGCCTCGATGACGACACCGACGGTGAGGTCTTGGTGATCTCTGCCCGGCCGCGCAAGGGCGCGGCGCGTCGCTGCGGGCGCTGCCGGGCTCGCGCGCCGTGGTACGACCGCGGCTGGGGCAGGCGGCGGTGGCGGCACCTGGACTTCGGCACGCTGCGGGTGGTCATCGAGGCCGCCGTGCCTCGGGTCGACTGTGCCGAGCACGGGCCGACGGTGATCGCGGTGCCGTGGGCGCGTCACGGTGCCCGGTTCACCACGGCGTTCGAGGACACCGCGGCGTGGCTGGCCGCGCGCACGTCCGCGTCGGCGGTGACCGGGCTGCTACGCATCGCCTGGCGCAGCGTGGTCGCCATCGTCGGCCGGGTCGTCGACGCTGCCGCCGCCGGCACCGATCGACTGGCCGGACTCAAACGGATCGGTATCGACGAGGTCGCCTACCGCAAGGGCCAGCGCTACCTGACCCTGGTCGTCGATCACGACACCGGCCGCCTGGTGTGGGCCGCCGACGGGCGGGACAAGGCCACCGTCGCCGCGTTCTTCGACGAGCTGGGCGCGCAGCGGGCCGCGGCGCTGACCCACGTGTCGGCCGACGCCGCCGCCTGGATCGGTGACGTGGTGGCCGAGCGGGCGCCGCAGGCGGTCCGCTGCCTTGACCCCTATCACCTGGTCGCCTGGGTCACCGACGCCCTCGACGAGGTACGCCGGGCGGTGTGGAACACCGCCCGTGGCGGCAAAGGCGGCCGCACCGAGGCGTCCAAGACCCTCAAAGACGCCCGGTGGGCGCTGTGGAAGAACCCGCCGAACCTGACCGACAAGCAGAAGGCGACCCTGGCCACGATCCAGGCCACCAACCGGCCGCTGTACCGGGCGTACCTACTCAAGGAACAGTTCCGGGAGATCATCGCGGTCAAGGGCGCCGACGGCAGGCTCCTGCTACAGGCGTGGCTACGCTGGGCGAGCCGGTCGAAGCTGGCCCCGTTCGTCAAGCTGGCCAAGACGATCCGCCGTCACCTGCCCGCGATCCACAACATGCTCGACAGCGGACTGTCCAACGCCCGCATCGAGGCCAACAACGTCCACCTGCGCGTGCTGACCCGCCAGGCCTACGGCTACCACAGCGCCAAAGCGTTGATCACCATGGCCAACCTCCGCCGCGGCGGCCTCTGCCCACCACTACCCGGACGATCATGA
- a CDS encoding tyrosine-type recombinase/integrase, with amino-acid sequence MNAYVLPAGVLPRPARYIPHIFTDTELAALFTQTDRCHYSSQVPLRHLAMPVLFRTIYACGLRASEARLLRVDDVDLDSGVLRIRNAKGGKDRQVPVSAPLHARLVGYHAHVTARSGGDWFFPGTAGNPLTLGNIDKNFRRFLWQARISHGGRGHGPRVHDLRHTFVVNNLRSWFAHGHDVNALLPVLQTYLGHSSLADTAYYLRLTAESYPHITARIQHALGDVVPPAAAGPGHGH; translated from the coding sequence GTGAACGCCTACGTCCTGCCCGCCGGGGTGCTGCCCAGACCCGCCCGTTACATCCCGCACATCTTCACCGACACCGAACTGGCGGCCCTGTTCACCCAGACCGACCGCTGCCACTACAGCTCGCAGGTCCCGCTGCGGCACCTGGCCATGCCGGTGCTGTTCCGCACGATCTACGCCTGCGGGCTACGCGCCTCCGAAGCCCGACTACTACGGGTCGACGACGTCGACCTCGACTCCGGCGTCCTACGGATCCGCAACGCCAAGGGCGGCAAGGACCGGCAGGTGCCCGTGTCCGCGCCGCTGCATGCCCGGCTCGTCGGCTACCACGCCCACGTCACCGCCCGCTCGGGCGGGGACTGGTTCTTCCCCGGCACGGCCGGAAATCCGCTGACGCTCGGCAACATCGACAAGAACTTCCGCCGGTTCCTATGGCAGGCCCGCATCTCCCACGGCGGTCGAGGCCACGGCCCCCGCGTGCATGACCTCCGCCATACTTTCGTCGTCAACAACCTGCGCTCGTGGTTCGCCCACGGCCACGACGTCAACGCCCTACTACCGGTCCTGCAAACCTACCTGGGGCATTCCTCGCTCGCCGACACCGCCTACTACCTGCGGCTGACGGCCGAGTCCTACCCCCACATCACCGCCCGGATCCAGCACGCCCTCGGCGACGTCGTCCCACCAGCCGCAGCCGGGCCAGGCCATGGCCACTGA
- a CDS encoding tyrosine-type recombinase/integrase yields MATDFAALLHRFLTTHLAGLRGCSPHTIASYRDTFKLLIVFFRDDRSIPPEKLTLNHLDATAITEFLNWLQTSRHNSASTRNQRLAAISSFHRWMQTQDPTRMARCQDILAIPAKRQPQPAVNHLTVEQTRRLLAQPDRTTRPGRRDATLLATLYDTAARVQELADLTVRDIRLQPPALAAVTGKGDKTRHVPLTDNTTTLLRAYLAEHHLDQPGRDDHPVFFNQHRNKLSRGGITWIIRK; encoded by the coding sequence ATGGCCACTGACTTCGCGGCCTTGCTGCACCGCTTCCTCACCACCCACCTGGCCGGGCTACGCGGCTGCTCACCCCACACCATCGCGTCCTACCGGGACACATTCAAACTCCTGATCGTCTTCTTCCGCGACGACCGATCCATCCCACCGGAGAAGCTCACCCTCAACCACCTCGACGCCACCGCGATCACCGAGTTCCTCAACTGGCTGCAGACCAGCCGGCACAACAGCGCGTCAACCCGCAACCAGCGCCTCGCCGCGATCAGCTCGTTCCACCGCTGGATGCAGACTCAGGACCCCACCCGGATGGCCCGCTGCCAGGACATCCTCGCCATCCCCGCCAAACGGCAGCCACAACCGGCCGTCAACCACCTGACCGTCGAGCAAACCCGCCGCCTGCTCGCCCAACCCGACCGGACCACCCGACCCGGCCGCCGCGACGCGACCCTGCTCGCCACCCTCTACGACACCGCAGCCCGGGTCCAGGAACTCGCCGACCTCACCGTCCGCGACATCCGCCTGCAACCACCCGCCCTGGCCGCCGTGACCGGCAAAGGCGACAAGACCCGCCACGTCCCCCTCACCGACAACACCACCACGCTCCTGCGCGCCTACCTCGCCGAGCACCACCTCGACCAGCCCGGCCGCGACGACCACCCGGTGTTCTTCAACCAGCACCGCAACAAACTCAGCCGCGGCGGGATCACCTGGATCATCCGCAAATAG